A portion of the Bacteroides faecium genome contains these proteins:
- a CDS encoding ATP-binding protein has translation MLTEVFICQHISEVYCPLDEVQNVAGWEKFARCLADSKYKVFITGSNAQMLSKEIYTTLGGRYIAMEIYPFSFVEYLQCNHYLLPRHWEYDTTVKTDLVCVNI, from the coding sequence ATGCTTACCGAAGTATTTATCTGTCAGCACATATCTGAAGTGTATTGCCCTTTGGATGAAGTTCAAAATGTGGCAGGTTGGGAGAAATTTGCTCGTTGCTTGGCTGATTCGAAATACAAAGTATTTATTACCGGGAGTAATGCGCAGATGCTTAGCAAAGAAATATATACAACTCTTGGGGGAAGATATATTGCTATGGAAATTTATCCATTTTCTTTTGTTGAGTATTTGCAGTGTAACCATTATTTATTGCCTCGCCATTGGGAGTATGATACCACTGTGAAGACTGATTTGGTATGTGTAAATATTTAG
- a CDS encoding Rpn family recombination-promoting nuclease/putative transposase: MEQADRYIRFDWAIKRLLRQKANFGVLEGFLTVFLGEEVKIIEILESESNQQTADDKFNRVDIKAKNDKDEIIIIEVQNTRELYYLERILYGVAKAITEHISLGERYYEVKKIYSISILYFDIGKGDDYLYHGQNNFVGVHTNDRLEVTTKEKDALVHKLPAEIFPEYFLVRVNEFNKVAVTPLEEWVEYLKTGCIRPDTEAPGLKEAREKLVYYNMSKAERQAYDEHLSAIMIQNDVLDGAKLEGRMEGRMEGRMEGRMEGRAEGLAEGRMEVASNMKKLGVPVEIIMQSTGLSEKDIESL, from the coding sequence ATGGAACAAGCGGACAGATATATTCGTTTCGACTGGGCAATCAAGAGACTGCTTCGTCAAAAAGCTAATTTCGGTGTGTTGGAAGGTTTTCTCACGGTATTTCTTGGGGAAGAGGTGAAAATTATCGAGATACTGGAAAGTGAAAGTAATCAGCAGACAGCCGATGATAAGTTTAATCGTGTAGATATCAAAGCCAAAAATGATAAGGATGAGATAATCATCATTGAGGTTCAGAACACTCGTGAACTGTACTATCTGGAGCGTATTCTCTATGGAGTGGCGAAAGCCATCACGGAGCATATCTCTCTTGGTGAACGTTATTATGAGGTGAAGAAAATTTATTCAATCAGTATCTTATACTTCGATATCGGCAAAGGGGATGACTACTTATACCACGGTCAGAACAACTTCGTCGGAGTACATACGAATGACCGTCTTGAAGTGACTACCAAGGAGAAAGACGCATTGGTGCATAAGCTTCCTGCCGAAATCTTTCCCGAGTACTTCCTGGTTCGGGTAAATGAATTTAATAAGGTGGCGGTCACTCCTTTGGAAGAATGGGTGGAGTATCTGAAAACAGGCTGCATCCGTCCTGATACAGAAGCTCCGGGGTTGAAAGAAGCCCGTGAGAAATTGGTGTATTATAATATGTCCAAAGCGGAGCGGCAGGCTTATGATGAACATTTGAGCGCTATCATGATACAGAATGATGTGTTGGATGGGGCGAAATTGGAAGGACGTATGGAAGGACGTATGGAAGGACGCATGGAAGGACGCATGGAAGGTCGTGCTGAAGGACTTGCAGAAGGTCGCATGGAAGTTGCCAGTAACATGAAAAAGCTGGGAGTTCCTGTCGAGATTATCATGCAAAGTACTGGATTATCAGAAAAGGATATAGAGAGCTTATAA
- a CDS encoding Fic family protein, producing the protein MECIYIWQREDWPFFTWNDSKLSYKLGRVRGLQGKLVGKMSALGFELKNSAMLDALTSDITKSSEIEGEILNVDQVRSSVARHLGIEIEGLPDADRYVDGVVQVMIDATQNYMKPLTDERLFDWHAALFPTGRSGTYKITVADWRQGAEPMQVISGAMGKERIHYQAPDSNNVPHEMSVFLAWANDSQKIDSVLKAAIAHLWFVTIHPFDDGNGRISRTITDLFLARADEMPHRFYSMSAEIRKQRKGYYEILEKTQKGDLAITAWLEWFLDCLEAALLDTEKSIRTILQKATFWDKHREISMNERQIRMVNMLWDGFDGKLTSSKWGKITKCSPDTALRDIQDLINKGILRKMDEGGRSTNYELAL; encoded by the coding sequence ATGGAATGCATCTATATTTGGCAACGAGAAGACTGGCCGTTTTTTACTTGGAATGACTCAAAGCTATCTTATAAATTAGGTAGAGTCCGGGGCTTGCAAGGTAAACTTGTAGGTAAAATGAGCGCATTGGGGTTTGAGCTAAAAAACAGTGCTATGCTTGATGCGCTAACGTCTGATATCACAAAATCATCAGAAATAGAAGGAGAAATATTGAATGTTGATCAAGTACGTTCTTCTGTAGCTCGCCATTTGGGAATAGAAATAGAAGGATTGCCAGATGCGGATCGTTATGTGGACGGCGTAGTACAAGTAATGATAGACGCTACTCAAAACTATATGAAACCATTGACAGATGAACGTCTTTTTGACTGGCATGCTGCTTTGTTTCCTACAGGACGAAGCGGTACATATAAAATAACAGTTGCTGATTGGCGACAAGGTGCGGAACCGATGCAAGTTATATCGGGTGCAATGGGAAAAGAGAGAATTCATTATCAGGCACCTGATTCAAATAATGTGCCTCATGAGATGAGTGTGTTTTTAGCTTGGGCAAATGACAGCCAAAAGATAGATTCGGTATTGAAAGCAGCTATTGCTCACTTGTGGTTTGTTACCATTCATCCCTTTGATGATGGAAATGGACGTATATCCCGAACGATAACCGATCTGTTTTTGGCTCGTGCAGATGAAATGCCACATCGTTTCTATAGTATGTCTGCTGAAATACGGAAGCAGCGTAAAGGATATTATGAAATATTGGAGAAAACACAAAAGGGTGATTTGGCTATAACTGCCTGGCTTGAATGGTTTCTCGATTGTTTGGAAGCTGCATTGCTTGATACTGAAAAATCAATTCGTACAATTCTACAGAAAGCAACCTTTTGGGATAAGCATCGGGAGATTTCGATGAACGAACGGCAGATAAGGATGGTGAATATGCTTTGGGATGGTTTCGATGGAAAGCTGACTTCTTCCAAATGGGGAAAAATCACAAAATGTTCTCCTGACACTGCGTTGCGTGATATACAGGATTTAATAAATAAAGGAATATTACGTAAAATGGATGAAGGCGGACGAAGTACTAACTATGAATTGGCTCTATAA